In Trichocoleus sp., the genomic stretch AATCATTTGTTGACCCATCACTGCTGCTCCGGCACTGGTTCCTGCCAGGGTAATTTCGCCCAGCTGTGCCCGTATCCGAACTCGATTCATGATGGTTGTATCGGACAGTAGCCCACAGAGGCGCAGTTGGTCTCCCCCAGTCAAAAAAACGCCAGTGCAGTCTTCAACAAACGCTTGCCAAACCGGATCCTCACCCTGTTCCCGCTCGCGGATGTCGATGACCTCGATCGCCTTAGCGCCCATCTCGTTAAATATTTCTTGGTAGCGAGTGCCAATTGCAGCAGGCTCACGCGACGCAGACGGAACAATCGCAATTCGAGCATCAGTCCCTCCCGATCGCTGGAAGAAGGTCTGCAGAATTTGTCTTCCGTGAATTTTGTCTTCGGCTCCGCCAATAATCATGACGGCAGTGGTGTTGCTAGACTGAGGCATCCTTTGTTGCAGGAATTTAGGGTTTAGTTGCAGCATCTTATCGCTTCTGGGCATCCACTGAGTTAACCGCTCCAGTAGCTTCATGAACGAGATGCTTTGCTGATTCATCCACTTGCCTGCTCATGATTGGACAATGCTGGCTCTATGCTTCAGCTTCCAGAGACGATTTTTCTACTTTCCTAAATATTTTAGGAGAGTCTGCTTCTCTGAATCCGATTCGCCAGTCATGACTGGGGCTGCTTGCGGTTTCTAGCTCAGTATTCCATATTCTAAGACGGATCTCCGAAATCGATAACCTGCGCTTAGTCCCCTCTGCCAGAGAATAGCGACTGAGACGATCAAGAACTGTGTCAGGCTTTACGACTTGAGTGAGCCAGTTGGAGAGAGGGCTGCGATCGGTTGTCCTTGGAAATAACAAGGGCTTGAGTCAGCAGGATGGGACAGGTCACAGGATTGATGGTTGAATGACGCGATGTCCAACTCAACGATTAGAAACTCTCTAGCCTTTGCTGAGTAAACATCTTGCCGGATAAGAGCGATCAAGAGCGTGAATTTGGTTGCTTAATTGTGACAGACTAATAATTGTGTAGTTTCTTTACATCAAGGCGTCCTGCAGACCATGCTGACTCAGCCTCAACCCTCAACAGAGCCAACCTGGATAACGATCGTGCGTCTCTTGCGGTGGGATAAGCCTGCTGGACGACTGATTTTGATGATTCCGGCACTCTGGGCAGTGGTGCTGGCAACCCAGGGAAAGCCACCGCTTTTGCTTTTTAGCATCATTGTATTTGGCAGTCTTGCGACCAGTGCTGCCGGATGTGTTGCTAATGACCTCTGGGATCGAGACATTGACCCTCACGTCAGCCGAACGCGCAACCGTCCCTTAGCTTCGCGGGCGCTCTCTATCAAAACAGGTATTGGGGTCATGCTGGTTGCTTTTGCCTGTGCCTGGGGGCTTGCTTCCTACCTCAACTGGTTTAGCTTTTGCCTCTGCGTTGCAGCAATTCCATTTATTTTGTTTTACCCGTTGGCAAAGCGAGTTTTTCCTGTCCCTCAATTGGTGCTGTCCCTTGCCTGGGGCTTTGGGGTACTTATTAGCTGGAGTGCGGTCACTGCAAATTTAGAACCAGCAACATGGCTGCTTTGGGGGGCAACTGTCCTTTGGACATTAGGATTTGACACCGTGTATGCACTAGCCGATCGGGAAGACGATGAGCGAATTGGTATCAACTCCAGTGCTCGCTTTTTTGGTCGCTATACGCCTCTGGCGATCGGTCTCTTCTTCGCTGGTACGATTGGCTTATTAGCAGCGATCGGCGTCGTTCTTTCCCTAACCGGATGGTTCTGGCTCACGTTAATTATTGCAGCAGTAGCTTGGTTCTGGCAGTATCTTCAACTGCGTCCTCAACGCCCTGATCCCAGTATCTACGGTCGCGTGTTTCGTCAGAATGTTTGGATTGGGTTTATTCTGCTAGCAGGATTAGAGCTGGGTGCATTGTTTTAGTATCAGGTTTTAGCGCCAGGTTCTAGCTCTAGCATTCGAGGATGGGTGTTTTAGCCCAGCAAACGAGATCAGGCAAAAGTTTGAAGAATCGCTAACGCACTCGGTTCGATCGCCAATCTGGGTCTAGCCTTAAAGGTAGATGGACGATCATCGCCCTGAACTCCCACCTTGGGTTAGCAGCGTGAGGTAGAAGCGATCGATCCTCCTGTCGGATGTGCTGAATTTGCATAAGCAGGCAGAGAGGTGAAGTTTGATGAAGCATTTTCGTAATCGCATTGAAGCCGGGCAACTGCTGGCAGTTCAACTCCAGGAATATGTCGGGCACCCTGATGTTTTGGTTCTTGCTTTGCCGCGTGGGGGTGTGCCCGTTGCCTACGAAATTGCCAAAGTGCTACAGGCTCCTCTTGATCTCTGCTTAGTGCGAAAATTGGGAGTTCCAACGCAGCCTGAGCTTGCCATGGGAGCAATTGCCTCTGGGGGAGTCATGGTTTTGAATGAGGGAGTTCTGCAATCGCTGCATATCTCTCAAGATGCCTTGACAGAAGTGGCGGCGCAGGAACAACAAGAATTGAAACGGCGCGATCGAGCATATCGGGGAGAACAGCCTTTTCCAGATTTGCGGGATCGGAGCTTAATTGTTGTGGATGACGGGATTGCCACAGGTTCAACCATGCGAGCCGCTGTCACTGCCCTTCGCACCCATCAACCTAAGCAAATCATTATTGCTGTGCCTGTCGCACCGCCGCAAATTGATCAGATGTTCCAGGCAGTTGCCGATCGCGTTGTTTGCTTAATTCAGCCCGATTCACTCTCTTCAATTGGGATGTGGTACGACGATTTTTCTCAAACAGACGATGATGAAGTCAGAGAACTTTTGCAGCGATCGAGGCAAGAAATGGTTGACAAAAAATCAAGCTGTGAAATTTCTGGATAAGAATCAAAACAGTATCGAAAACAAAGATAAAGATTGAGGAGCGAATTGCTTTAGCTGAGATAAACTAAGGGCAAAGAATTTAGGTTGAGTTGTAAAAAAGATGTCTGAATTTCAAGATTTTTTGAAGCGAAAGTTTGCCTACGTTGCAATTGGCGAATTTAAGCCTGGAAAATTTGATGAAGCTTGTAGCCTTTATGAAGAAGCCATTTCAACTTATGGCGATGGGTTTGAGGGAACTTACCTGCTGCAAGAACCTGGAACCGATCGGGGGATTTCAATTATTTTTTGGGATAGTGCTTCTGATATGGAAGCAAATCGATCGGAAGTGCATGAAACAATCTTAAAGAAAATGGCTCCACTATTTGCGAAGCCACCCGAAACAGGGTTCTATGAAGTAGTTTGTGATGTGCAAATCCCTGAGAAGTCAGAGTCTTGAATCACTTCTCAAGAAATAAATCTTGCTGTGATTAAAAAGCTGAATTCCAGGTAAAAACAAACAATTAAATTGTTTATCTCAGAAAAATTTCTCATATCACAAAAGGCAGGTCTTCGATTACCTGCCTCTCATTTTGATGAATATAGGTGAATATGATTGTTCTGAATCAAGCAGTGAACTATTCCACTTTTACAGCATTGACATCAACTGGACTATCTGCCTGGGCAACAGTGGTTTGAGATGTTTCCTCTTTACTCGATTTGACGCGATCGATCAGGAGTTGTGATACTTCAGAAACCAGCAAACTGATGATGACAACATCATCTAACTGTCCAATTAGGGGAATGAAGTCGGGTAGAAAGTCGAAGGGCATCAGCAGATAAGCCATCGTTCCGAGAACGACCCACCAGCGATACTTTGGATTGCGAATTGCGCTGCGATACCAATCGTAAACAGACTGTAGCGGATTACTCATTGGATGTTCTCCCCTTGGCTTACCTTTATATTCTGTCAAGCTTTCTCGTTCTAAGAGATTCCCTTTTAGACTGGAAAACCGATCGTCCTTAGGGCAGAAAACCGTCGCGATTAAGCATAGAGCATGGAAGCAAAGAAGCAAATGGAAGTGGAGTGATGCTGCTCAACCCTGCCCCCGCATTGCCAGCAGAGCTGTTCCATAAGCGGCTTCTGTCTGGATCGATCGCCTGACTGGAACTCCCAAATGGCGCGATCGAATTGCCGCCCAAGTTTCATTTTTTGCCCCTCCTCCGGCTGTGTAAACGCACTGAAGCGGCGTTGCGCCTCGTTTCTGCAGTAATTGATATCCCTGTGCCTCAATTCGAGCCATGCTTTCGAGTAAGCCATGCAGGAACTCGACTGGGCGATCGGGTCGGGGTTTGAGCTGGGGAAGCAGCTGGGGATCATTGACTGGAAAACGCTCTCCTGGTTTGAGCAGAGGGTAATAGTGAAGTAGGCTCTCCTGGTTAGGATCAATCTGCTGACTTAAGGCAGCCAGCTCTGCCCGACTGAAAAAGTGCTGCAAGACTGCCCCCCCTGTGTTGGAAGCTCCGCCAACTAACCACAGATTGCCGAAGCGATGGCTGTAAATGCCGTGAGATGCATCATCAACCCTCGTTTCGCTCAACAGCTTGAGTACCAGCGTCGAACCGAGAGAAGTCACTGCTTCCCCTGGAGCCTGCACTCCGCTTGCCAGAAATGCCGCAATACTATCGGTCGTGCCTGCACAGATGAGACAGGTTTGGGGCAAACCCAGACGATCGGCACATTCAGTCATAATCGGCGCGATCGGGGTTCCGGGAACCAAAACCTGTGGCAGATGGAAACCACCGGGCAAATTGTCCATCCAATCGGGGTAGCGCAGTGCTTCCACGTCATAGCCCAACTTCAGGGCATTGTGATAGTCGCTGATCCCCAGCTTTCCATGCAGCAAAAACGAAAGCCAATCAGCCTGGTGAAGAAAAAAGGCATGAGCGATGTGGGATGAAGGATGAGAGCCGATTTGATTTGCCCACCAGAGAAGCTTGGCGAGGCTGGAGGTAGCACTGACAACGGTGTGATTGGCTGGAGCGATCGATTTTACCCAGTCCAGCACTGCTGCCCCCCGATCGTTGTTGTAAAAAAGGGGTTGGTCGAGCGGGTTCCCTGCGGCATCACAAAGCAAAACTGTCGAAGACGTGCCATTGATTGCGATCGAGCGAATTTGCTGCTTCAGTTCTTGAGGAATTTGCGCGATTAGACCAAACAAAGTATCTCGCCATAAGATTGCCCAATCGAATGATTCAGCCGGAAATGCAACATTTGCTGTCGCCCAAACTTGCCCCTCCGAATCGATCGCCACTGCCCTCGCCCCAGAAGTTCCAAAATCAATTCCCAGGTAATAATCCATCCCTTATCCCTCTCTGCCTCTCTGCGTTCCCCTGTCTTCTCCTAAATTCTTTTTCCTAAATTTTTGCTGCAATTTGCCGCACTACCTCCTGGTTGCCAAGCGGGCTGAGATGAATCTGATCGTGGTAGAGCGTTTCTGGTGGACTGATCTGATTAAACAAAGGCAAAACATCGACAAAAGGAATCGCGTGAGCCTGGACAAATTCCCTCAGCCGTTGCCGAGCTACTTTTTCATAGTCGCGTGAGCCAGGTTCGCCAATTTCTCTCAGCAGAGGAGTCAGCACTAACAAAAACTTTGCGCCAGATTGAACGGCAATTTGCTGGATTTGCTCGATCGCCTCCAGGTTTTTGCCCACCCGATCGCCTCCCTCGTTCTGGATCTGCTCCAGCTCTGGAATCACTTGAGGCTGGATAAAATAGCGATTTACGGCTTCTGTTAAAGCGAGAGCAGGTAATCGATCTGGATAATTGCGATCGCGCCCGACCTGAACTGCAGTTGGAGCCGTCCCAAACAAATCATCGGTGTTAATCAGCAGCACAATCACTTGAGCCTCAAAGCTGCCGAACCGTTTCAGGTAGGCAAGTTCATTCCGAGGTGACCAGGAATTTGCAGAAGCATTGAGCACTTCGACCGCAGCGAAACCATCTGAATTTTCTGCCAGCTTTGACTGAAGCAGCGCCGAGAGCGTTTTGGGTTGGTCTGTCCACCAGCCACCATTAGCGATCGAATCTCCCAGAAGCAGAATTCTGAGTGTTTGATCAGGGCGATCGGGTTGAATTACCGGACTCCGCATGGAATATTGATTGATGGCAATGCGATTCCCAAAGCGGCGTGTTGTTTGGTTGGGAAGCAGGAGATAGCCAATTTCGGGGTCAGCTTGATAAAGCAGCGGACGACCAAAGCCAGCCACAAGACGCAACCCGATTTCCAGAACAATGAGAATTGCACCAATCAATGCAAGGGTCAGTAACACGATTTTCACTTGTCACTCATTAGATAGATTTAGATAGAAAAGTTTAAAGTATGCTGTCGAATACTAGATATTCCGTTAGGCTGGATAAAATCAAAAGAAAGGTAAGACATTAATCTACCTTTTGGCGCGCATCTCTTTGAGTTTTGCCTTGACAAGCTTAAGGTGTAGCAGCCTGAGTCGTGGAGGATTTTCAACAATGACAGATCAAAATAGAGGCATTATGAAATTTAAGGGAGCAGACAGTCCGCCTGCTGTAGCACTTTCCGGTCTGCTCATTCTAGGCGCGATCGCATTTTTGATTCTGTGGGCACTTCAGTCTGCCTATGCGCTCGGTTGAGTTCTGACTGGTCGTTTAATATCATCTACTCCTAACTTTTGAGGGCAGTGCGATTGGCATTTGCCCTTTTTGTTTTGAAAAGTTTTTTGATATGAGAATATACTACACTTGTGCTACAATCTGTAATCATATTGATTTGGAGCCATCTTTATGGCATTAACTCTGTTAATCACGTCTATTGATCACGGTTGATCACGGTGTCTGATAGTAATCCAGACGATGTTTGAAAAATTCTAATTGACCTATTTTTAGATTGCAGCTTCCCCTAGACTCCGCCCAAAAAAAGGAACTTGAGTCGCGCAGTTTCTCTTTCTGCGAACGGAAATGAGGAGGGATCAGACAGATTTGCAACTGCTCAAACAACTGCTGACATTTCTAAACGATCGATTGAGCAAACCTGCTTAACTCGCTCGATTGTCAAAACGCTTTCTCAGGTATTGTGTTTCTCTAGCGCAATTGATTTTGTCCTGCTCCAATCATCGATTTGGATCATGCTTTGCCGCGATTGCCATTCATTTGCCGCCTTGTGCTATAAATTGCCGCTCCTCCTCATCCGCTTTCCTCAACCATCATTCATTCCCATCTTTAAAGTCATGGCAAAGTTTCGCTATCTAATTCATTATTTTCGACCGTACTGGTCGCTTGTCATTTTTAGTATTGCTGCTACCAGCTTTTTTGAGATCGTTGATCTGGTTGTGCCTTACATAACAGGGCAGATCTTAAATGTTCTATCGGGTCAGCCACTCGATCGTCTGGTTCAAGAAGGGGTGGCAGCGATTGGTTCTGCGCTGAATATTGCTTCTGGTCAAACACTCAATTTGGTCGTTTTGCTGGGATTGATCTGTCTTGTTACTGTTGTACGCGCGCCGATCCAGCCCTGGTTAAGCCATTGGTTTCACTGGGATTTAGCTCTGCGAACTCGACGCGATCATTCGGGACGGACTGTGGCTAAAATTTTGAGCCTGCCGATCGAATTTTATGACGAAAATAATCCCGGACGAATTGCTGGACGGATCGCCAGAGGATTGTCAAATCATACCTGGACTTATCCCGAAATTGCTGGACAATTTATTCCCAAACTATTTCGGGTTCTGGGTATTTTTGTCGTCATTTTGTTGATCGAATGGCGAATTGCGCTCTTGTTTTTTGCATCCTTCGTGTTTATTCTGGCGTTTACGCTGCAAGGGCTACATAAGCTGATCAAAAAAGAAGAAATTCTCGATCGCTATATGGAGAATACCGAGAGCCGCACCTCGGAAATTATCACCAACATTAAAACGGTGAAAGCTTTTGCGACGGAAGCAGCCGAACTGAAGCGCCAAAAGCAGCGATTCGATCGAGAGTTCATCGTTGTTGTTTATCGAATTCATATCGGTTATATGACGCTGTTCACCTGGCAGCGATGGATCATTCAAACCTGTGTATTTATGATTCTGTCGCTGACGCTTTGGGCAACCGTGCAAGGGCAGATTTCTCTGGGTCATTTCATTACAACGCTGACTGTGGCCAGCATGGCTTATGCGGAACTGGAGCCAATTAGTTCGCTAGCAGAAATTTTTGCCCGCCGCTACTCCTCCATGCTGCGCTATCACGAATTTATGCAGCAGCCAGACGGTGAGGATGCAATTAGCCTGGAAACGGCAGCAGTACGGCATTACAGGTTCACAGGCAAGGTGCATTTTGAGCAGGTCAGCTTCGCTTATGATGCCGATCGCCCTGTTCTGCAAAATATTAACCTGCTGATTGAGCCATGCCAAACGATCGCGCTGGTGGGTCGTTCTGGTTCAGGGAAATCGACATTGGTGAAGCTGTTGTTCCGCTACTTTGAGCCGCAGAGCGGTCGCATTCTAATTGACGGTCAAGAGATTCGTCAGCTAGATGTAACAGGATATCGGAAGCGATTAGCGATCGTGCATCAGGAAGTTGATGTTTTTAATGGCTCTCTGCTCGATAACCTGACTTACGGCAACCCTCATGCCACGTTTGAGGAAGTACAGGAAGCCTGTGAGATTGCCAGAGTGAATGAGTTTCTTCATCTTCTACCTCGTGGCTATCAGACTACGGTTGGCGAACGGGGGGTGCGGCTTTCTGGGGGGCAGCGGCAGCGGCTTGGAATTGCCAGGGCATTGTTAATGAATCCGGATGTGCTGGTGTTTGATGAAGCGACCTCTAGCCTGGATTATGAATCGGAGCGATCGATCCAGTTGGCGATGCGATCGATTTTGGGCACAAGAACAACAATCATCATTGCTCACCGTCTCAGCACCGTTCGAGAAGCAGACAAAATTGTAGTGCTTGATCAAGGTCAGATTGTCGAAGTGGGCAGTCATGAAGAGTTGCTGCATCACCGTGGCATCTACCATCGCCTACATACATTACAGGAAACGGGTGAACTGCTGGCATAGCTGCTTTTGTACTGTTAATTTGTTGAACCAGGTGACACAGATTACTACTTCAAGTTCACCGTTCCAGCAGGCAGCAGTCAACTAAACCTGGCGCTTACAGTGCAGGCGGTAACTTACTCACAGATTACGTTATTGTCCGAGTGCGTTATTGTCCGAGTGCGCGATGCCTCAAACACAGCCTTTAAAGCCGCTTATGGCAGCAGCAGTAGTTCTGTGACAATCAACAATGAGCCTCTGGCTGCGGGAGCAACCTACTATGTTCAAGTTGCCAGCAACTCCAGTAACCCTAATGGAACAAATTATGATTTGAGGCTGTTTACGGCATAAAAAATGATGGGGTAATGGGTGAGGGGAGCTGGAACTGGGTTAAAAGCGTCGCCATTTTTCCGCTGTTACCCATAACGAGTTACCCATTCCTCTCGCCACTCGCCCCTTGCCACTCAGTTAAGCGATGACAATGCAATCGTTGATTTGTTCACTAGCAGTTTGTACTGCCTGTCTTGCCCACTGATCGGCTGCCAAAATGTCATCAAGGGTCGGTTGGGATTGCAGGTGCGCTTGATGACGATCGCAAACTTGCTCAATCAGGCGGGGGATGTCGAGGAAGCGAATCTTCTCTTCGAGGAAGAGGGCAACGGCTTGTTCATTTGCGGCATTGAGAATGGCAGGCATCGTTCCTCCGGCGCGTCCGGCAGCATAGGCAAGCTGCATACAAGGATATTTTTGGTGGTCTGGCTCCCGGAAGGTTAAGTTACCTGCTTTAACCAGATCCAGCCGTTCCCAGTCAGTACAAATCCGATCGGGATAGGAGAGCGCATAGAGCAGCGGCAGCCGCATATCTGCCCAACCTAACTGCGCCAGAACAGAAGTATCTTGCAGCTCAATCAGGGAGTGAATAATGCTCTGCGGGTGAATGACAATATCGATGTGGTCATAATCCATCCCAAACAGAAAATGGGCTTCAATCACCTCTAAGCCTTTATTCATTAAAGTGGCAGAGTCGATCGTGATTTTGCGCCCCATCGACCAGTTTGGGTGTTTCAGGGCATCTGCAACCGTCACCGCTGCCAATTTTTCGACTGGAAGATCGCGGAATGCTCCCCCAGAAGCCGTTAGCAGAATTCGCCGTAAGCCGCCTTTGGGAACTCCCTGAAGACACTGGAAGATTGCAGAATGCTCTGAGTCGGCTGGCAGCAGCTTCACCCCATGCTCTTCGATCAGGGGCAACACGACTGGACCGC encodes the following:
- a CDS encoding cyanophycinase, whose amino-acid sequence is MNQQSISFMKLLERLTQWMPRSDKMLQLNPKFLQQRMPQSSNTTAVMIIGGAEDKIHGRQILQTFFQRSGGTDARIAIVPSASREPAAIGTRYQEIFNEMGAKAIEVIDIREREQGEDPVWQAFVEDCTGVFLTGGDQLRLCGLLSDTTIMNRVRIRAQLGEITLAGTSAGAAVMGQQMIAGGGSGESPNRSLVDMTTGLGIVPEVIVDQHFHNRNRMARLLSAVASNTDKLALGIDEDTCAMFEHNGTFQVLGKGAVTVVDPGQVSHTNYAHIEATDPISIHNLKLHILSHGDRFDVYKRQVVSPSR
- a CDS encoding 4-hydroxybenzoate solanesyltransferase — protein: MLTQPQPSTEPTWITIVRLLRWDKPAGRLILMIPALWAVVLATQGKPPLLLFSIIVFGSLATSAAGCVANDLWDRDIDPHVSRTRNRPLASRALSIKTGIGVMLVAFACAWGLASYLNWFSFCLCVAAIPFILFYPLAKRVFPVPQLVLSLAWGFGVLISWSAVTANLEPATWLLWGATVLWTLGFDTVYALADREDDERIGINSSARFFGRYTPLAIGLFFAGTIGLLAAIGVVLSLTGWFWLTLIIAAVAWFWQYLQLRPQRPDPSIYGRVFRQNVWIGFILLAGLELGALF
- a CDS encoding phosphoribosyltransferase, giving the protein MKHFRNRIEAGQLLAVQLQEYVGHPDVLVLALPRGGVPVAYEIAKVLQAPLDLCLVRKLGVPTQPELAMGAIASGGVMVLNEGVLQSLHISQDALTEVAAQEQQELKRRDRAYRGEQPFPDLRDRSLIVVDDGIATGSTMRAAVTALRTHQPKQIIIAVPVAPPQIDQMFQAVADRVVCLIQPDSLSSIGMWYDDFSQTDDDEVRELLQRSRQEMVDKKSSCEISG
- a CDS encoding antibiotic biosynthesis monooxygenase, with protein sequence MSEFQDFLKRKFAYVAIGEFKPGKFDEACSLYEEAISTYGDGFEGTYLLQEPGTDRGISIIFWDSASDMEANRSEVHETILKKMAPLFAKPPETGFYEVVCDVQIPEKSES
- a CDS encoding YkvA family protein — translated: MSNPLQSVYDWYRSAIRNPKYRWWVVLGTMAYLLMPFDFLPDFIPLIGQLDDVVIISLLVSEVSQLLIDRVKSSKEETSQTTVAQADSPVDVNAVKVE
- a CDS encoding FGGY-family carbohydrate kinase, whose translation is MDYYLGIDFGTSGARAVAIDSEGQVWATANVAFPAESFDWAILWRDTLFGLIAQIPQELKQQIRSIAINGTSSTVLLCDAAGNPLDQPLFYNNDRGAAVLDWVKSIAPANHTVVSATSSLAKLLWWANQIGSHPSSHIAHAFFLHQADWLSFLLHGKLGISDYHNALKLGYDVEALRYPDWMDNLPGGFHLPQVLVPGTPIAPIMTECADRLGLPQTCLICAGTTDSIAAFLASGVQAPGEAVTSLGSTLVLKLLSETRVDDASHGIYSHRFGNLWLVGGASNTGGAVLQHFFSRAELAALSQQIDPNQESLLHYYPLLKPGERFPVNDPQLLPQLKPRPDRPVEFLHGLLESMARIEAQGYQLLQKRGATPLQCVYTAGGGAKNETWAAIRSRHLGVPVRRSIQTEAAYGTALLAMRGQG
- a CDS encoding SGNH/GDSL hydrolase family protein, translated to MLLTLALIGAILIVLEIGLRLVAGFGRPLLYQADPEIGYLLLPNQTTRRFGNRIAINQYSMRSPVIQPDRPDQTLRILLLGDSIANGGWWTDQPKTLSALLQSKLAENSDGFAAVEVLNASANSWSPRNELAYLKRFGSFEAQVIVLLINTDDLFGTAPTAVQVGRDRNYPDRLPALALTEAVNRYFIQPQVIPELEQIQNEGGDRVGKNLEAIEQIQQIAVQSGAKFLLVLTPLLREIGEPGSRDYEKVARQRLREFVQAHAIPFVDVLPLFNQISPPETLYHDQIHLSPLGNQEVVRQIAAKI
- a CDS encoding ABC transporter ATP-binding protein yields the protein MAKFRYLIHYFRPYWSLVIFSIAATSFFEIVDLVVPYITGQILNVLSGQPLDRLVQEGVAAIGSALNIASGQTLNLVVLLGLICLVTVVRAPIQPWLSHWFHWDLALRTRRDHSGRTVAKILSLPIEFYDENNPGRIAGRIARGLSNHTWTYPEIAGQFIPKLFRVLGIFVVILLIEWRIALLFFASFVFILAFTLQGLHKLIKKEEILDRYMENTESRTSEIITNIKTVKAFATEAAELKRQKQRFDREFIVVVYRIHIGYMTLFTWQRWIIQTCVFMILSLTLWATVQGQISLGHFITTLTVASMAYAELEPISSLAEIFARRYSSMLRYHEFMQQPDGEDAISLETAAVRHYRFTGKVHFEQVSFAYDADRPVLQNINLLIEPCQTIALVGRSGSGKSTLVKLLFRYFEPQSGRILIDGQEIRQLDVTGYRKRLAIVHQEVDVFNGSLLDNLTYGNPHATFEEVQEACEIARVNEFLHLLPRGYQTTVGERGVRLSGGQRQRLGIARALLMNPDVLVFDEATSSLDYESERSIQLAMRSILGTRTTIIIAHRLSTVREADKIVVLDQGQIVEVGSHEELLHHRGIYHRLHTLQETGELLA
- the dxr gene encoding 1-deoxy-D-xylulose-5-phosphate reductoisomerase codes for the protein MKAITLLGSTGSIGTQTLDIVAQYPDQFRIVGLAARNNIDLLIQQVRQFHPEIVAICNVDHLPLLREAIADLDPQPILLGGEEGVVEVARYGDSEAVVTGIVGCAGLLPTIAAIEAGKDIALANKETLIAGGPVVLPLIEEHGVKLLPADSEHSAIFQCLQGVPKGGLRRILLTASGGAFRDLPVEKLAAVTVADALKHPNWSMGRKITIDSATLMNKGLEVIEAHFLFGMDYDHIDIVIHPQSIIHSLIELQDTSVLAQLGWADMRLPLLYALSYPDRICTDWERLDLVKAGNLTFREPDHQKYPCMQLAYAAGRAGGTMPAILNAANEQAVALFLEEKIRFLDIPRLIEQVCDRHQAHLQSQPTLDDILAADQWARQAVQTASEQINDCIVIA